One Acidimicrobiales bacterium DNA segment encodes these proteins:
- a CDS encoding glycosyltransferase family 4 protein, producing the protein MTTVARLRVLEISYSRQVWGAELATMALAGPLADRGIDLTLGAPPGGDLEEHWRRLGLPFVPLDFPDRIGIRGADAEGRPTPVQFAGELVTTARSVRLIARAARGADLVHSNSLWAHLDCAVAGRLARRAVVLELYDMVRPGLGRRVLTAAAGLSTVAIAISHAVADCVGPRGERHVQIVPLSVDLARFGPGPAAPDVRRRLTSDEHAPLVGIVGRIDPEKGVDLLVRAMGSLRGPAAAAHLVVVGSGGLAPDGYAAHVRAEAERLLDDRVRFVGRTDDVPGTLRALDVLVNASVAEPFGLSVLEAQASGVAVIGTRAGGIPDFVFDGDNGLLVPSGDADALAKALDRLVTDPELRARIAERGRVTAQARGIEARADVIAELYRRVARRDGRSERRGARSR; encoded by the coding sequence ATGACCACCGTCGCACGGCTCCGCGTCCTCGAGATCAGCTACTCGCGCCAGGTGTGGGGGGCGGAGCTCGCCACCATGGCGCTCGCCGGCCCGCTGGCCGACCGGGGGATCGACCTGACCCTGGGCGCCCCGCCGGGGGGCGACCTCGAGGAGCACTGGCGCCGGCTCGGGCTGCCCTTCGTGCCGCTCGACTTCCCCGATCGCATCGGCATCCGCGGCGCCGATGCCGAGGGGCGCCCCACGCCGGTGCAGTTCGCCGGGGAGCTCGTCACCACCGCCCGCTCCGTGCGCCTGATCGCCCGGGCGGCGCGCGGTGCGGACCTGGTGCACTCCAACAGTCTGTGGGCCCACCTCGACTGCGCCGTCGCCGGCCGCCTGGCGCGGCGTGCCGTGGTCCTCGAGCTCTACGACATGGTGCGGCCCGGGCTGGGTCGACGCGTCCTCACGGCGGCGGCGGGCCTCTCGACCGTCGCCATCGCCATCAGCCACGCCGTCGCCGACTGCGTCGGACCCCGCGGCGAACGCCACGTGCAGATCGTCCCGCTGTCGGTCGACCTGGCGCGGTTCGGGCCGGGCCCCGCCGCACCCGACGTGCGCCGCCGGCTCACCTCCGACGAGCACGCCCCGCTGGTGGGGATCGTCGGTCGCATCGACCCGGAGAAGGGCGTCGACCTCCTGGTGCGGGCCATGGGCTCGCTCCGGGGCCCCGCCGCCGCCGCCCATCTCGTGGTGGTGGGGAGCGGCGGGCTCGCGCCCGACGGTTATGCGGCGCACGTGCGGGCCGAGGCCGAGCGCCTGCTCGACGACCGCGTCCGCTTCGTGGGCCGCACCGACGACGTGCCCGGCACCCTGCGGGCCCTCGACGTCCTGGTCAACGCCTCGGTGGCGGAGCCGTTCGGCCTCAGTGTGCTCGAGGCCCAGGCGAGCGGAGTCGCCGTCATCGGGACCCGGGCCGGTGGCATCCCCGACTTCGTGTTCGACGGCGACAACGGGCTCCTCGTGCCCAGTGGCGACGCCGACGCCCTGGCCAAGGCGCTCGACCGGCTGGTGACCGACCCCGAACTGCGCGCCCGGATCGCCGAGCGCGGCCGCGTCACCGCCCAGGCCCGGGGCATCGAGGCCCGGGCCGACGTCATCGCCGAGCTCTACCGGCGCGTGGCGCGCCGTGACGGCCGGTCGGAGCGCCGGGGGGCCCGCTCCCGGTGA
- a CDS encoding glycosyltransferase family 4 protein gives MVTKFVPLPDNDGGKQRALAVARRLAQAADLVLCAYDDGGADVAGLTALGIDVRSVPWRPTAARAARGVARTRSLSAGRFYGADLAAEVRRGAAEGPLDLLQVEYLQMAPLAHGLGAGRRVLDLHNVESALVRSYARAGRGPRGLLAHAEAVALGAMERALIPSFDTVVVVSEQERHRLPAGARHVLVCPNGRDPDPLGPPPLAEEPVAAFVATLGWAPNVDAAVWFGRQVWPEVRRRVPAARLLLVGRDPAPSVQGLASDSVEVSGTVSDIRPYLARARVAVAPLRAGGGTRLKILEALDAGRPVIATSIAVDGLEDLIGEGVVVADDPGSMIEAVCGLLDDPDRAAALGRAGHDAVAARHTWDVALAPLLQAVAP, from the coding sequence ATGGTCACCAAGTTCGTGCCGCTCCCCGACAACGACGGGGGCAAGCAGCGCGCCCTGGCGGTGGCCCGTCGCCTGGCGCAGGCGGCCGACCTCGTCCTGTGCGCCTACGACGACGGCGGCGCCGACGTCGCCGGCCTGACGGCGCTCGGCATCGACGTCCGCAGCGTGCCGTGGCGGCCCACCGCCGCCCGGGCGGCGCGCGGCGTGGCGCGCACCCGGAGCCTGTCGGCGGGCCGTTTCTACGGCGCCGACCTGGCCGCCGAGGTGCGCCGTGGCGCGGCCGAGGGCCCCCTCGACCTCCTCCAGGTGGAGTACCTGCAGATGGCGCCGCTGGCGCACGGCCTGGGCGCGGGCCGCCGGGTGCTCGACCTGCACAACGTGGAGTCGGCCCTGGTGCGCAGTTACGCCCGGGCGGGCCGGGGTCCGAGGGGGCTGCTGGCCCACGCCGAGGCGGTGGCGTTGGGGGCGATGGAGCGCGCCCTCATCCCCTCCTTCGACACGGTCGTGGTGGTGAGCGAGCAGGAGCGGCACCGCCTGCCGGCCGGGGCCCGCCACGTCCTGGTCTGCCCGAACGGCCGGGACCCGGACCCGCTGGGACCGCCACCCCTGGCCGAGGAGCCCGTGGCGGCCTTCGTCGCCACCCTGGGCTGGGCGCCCAACGTGGACGCCGCCGTGTGGTTCGGGCGCCAGGTCTGGCCCGAGGTGCGCCGGCGCGTGCCCGCGGCGCGCCTGCTCCTGGTGGGCCGGGACCCGGCGCCCTCCGTGCAGGGGCTCGCGTCCGATTCGGTGGAGGTTTCCGGTACCGTTTCCGACATCCGCCCCTACCTTGCCCGGGCACGTGTGGCGGTCGCGCCATTGCGAGCCGGAGGAGGTACCCGCCTGAAGATTCTCGAGGCACTCGATGCGGGGCGTCCCGTGATCGCCACGTCGATCGCCGTGGACGGGCTCGAGGACCTGATCGGCGAGGGCGTCGTGGTGGCCGACGACCCTGGCTCGATGATCGAGGCCGTCTGCGGGCTGCTCGACGACCCCGACCGGGCGGCCGCCCTCGGCCGCGCCGGGCACGATGCCGTGGCCGCCCGGCACACCTGGGACGTGGCCCTCGCCCCCCTCCTGCAGGCGGTCGCACCGTGA
- a CDS encoding O-antigen ligase family protein, whose protein sequence is MSKLPLLLGAVAVAGLLLHVFVRWERAGREHWVVFLLIGLLVFESSLYENETYVPRSIFHPGSGSFQFRLPEVIIALAIAAHLLVRGKPRRIGAPALFWVAVAAWWTLEMVEGLLRHNSTVKLPYEAKAVIYVMGGYALASAVPIRRFLDGPGLQRLVRWSALSATILLVLTAGGKTFSLHVPLVPLSDFGSLGTDAATIFVSIGVIGFLLELAKEHRSRLNLLCTVPLLFSAFFAYQRAVLLTLGACVTVMVVVALGSTARRRLRVRGGEVAIVALAVVGVVVGVSVVPAITSQRSVTGPLSSVLSQTVGATIGSEAKAQSAQSRLNKWSVALGYAEQDPILGKGLGFEYRYFTPGPNIFVLTDLTENIGLDLWLRTGLIGVALFLVALLTSLVNGFAAWRLHSDRMVAVLALALFAVVIGLIAKGQVESIFENYRLATMLGLSLGMLRSAVTSGGGIPTMMRSFDTVRPYEVV, encoded by the coding sequence GTGAGCAAGCTCCCCCTGCTCCTGGGCGCGGTCGCCGTGGCCGGCCTCCTGCTGCACGTCTTCGTCCGGTGGGAGCGCGCCGGGCGCGAGCACTGGGTGGTGTTCCTGCTCATCGGGCTGCTCGTCTTCGAGTCGAGCCTCTACGAGAACGAGACCTACGTCCCTCGCAGCATCTTCCACCCCGGGAGCGGCTCGTTCCAGTTCCGCCTGCCCGAGGTGATCATCGCCCTCGCCATCGCGGCCCACCTCCTCGTCCGGGGGAAGCCCCGGCGCATCGGCGCCCCGGCGTTGTTCTGGGTGGCGGTGGCGGCCTGGTGGACGCTCGAGATGGTCGAGGGACTGCTCCGGCACAACAGCACGGTCAAGCTCCCCTACGAGGCCAAGGCCGTGATCTACGTGATGGGCGGCTACGCGCTGGCCTCGGCCGTGCCCATCCGGCGCTTCCTCGACGGCCCGGGGCTCCAGCGCCTGGTGCGCTGGTCGGCGCTGTCGGCGACCATCCTCCTCGTGCTCACCGCGGGGGGGAAGACCTTCTCCCTCCACGTCCCGCTCGTGCCGCTGAGCGACTTCGGCTCCCTCGGGACCGACGCCGCCACCATCTTCGTGTCCATCGGCGTCATCGGGTTCCTCCTCGAGCTGGCCAAGGAGCACCGCAGCCGGCTGAACCTCCTGTGCACCGTCCCCCTGCTGTTCAGCGCCTTCTTCGCCTACCAGCGGGCCGTGCTGCTCACGCTGGGCGCCTGCGTGACCGTCATGGTCGTGGTGGCGCTCGGGTCGACGGCCCGCCGGCGGCTGCGGGTCCGCGGGGGCGAGGTCGCCATCGTCGCCCTCGCCGTGGTCGGCGTCGTGGTGGGCGTGTCGGTGGTCCCCGCCATCACGTCGCAGCGCTCGGTCACCGGCCCGCTGTCGTCGGTGCTGTCGCAGACGGTGGGCGCCACGATCGGGTCCGAGGCCAAGGCCCAGTCCGCACAGAGCCGGCTCAACAAATGGAGCGTGGCCCTCGGCTACGCCGAACAGGACCCGATCCTGGGGAAGGGCCTCGGGTTCGAGTACAGGTACTTCACCCCGGGGCCGAACATCTTCGTGTTGACCGACCTCACGGAGAACATCGGTCTCGACCTGTGGCTCCGGACCGGGCTCATCGGCGTCGCCCTCTTCCTCGTCGCGCTCCTGACCTCGCTCGTCAACGGGTTCGCGGCTTGGCGCCTCCACTCGGACAGAATGGTGGCGGTCCTCGCCCTCGCCCTGTTCGCGGTGGTGATCGGGCTCATCGCCAAGGGCCAGGTCGAGTCGATCTTCGAGAACTATCGATTGGCCACCATGCTCGGGTTGTCGCTCGGCATGCTCAGGAGCGCGGTGACCTCCGGAGGGGGAATCCCCACAATGATGCGCAGTTTCGACACAGTGCGCCCGTACGAGGTGGTCTGA
- a CDS encoding AAA family ATPase codes for MEIRQVIRDVRRNLAVALAVFIACLVIGVAAAVTPAKQYKATTLVAAQVNPGTPDVAGAVQEISVVMPQLPVEATTDGILAQARANVPEPYRAKGASVDATSDPGTFIVTIDATSTSPKAASMYANAVAEALIRHQPKRIDYVLDQLSKATPPGAPSNPRTPIVLGAAVFGVILGIFGAMWAAGIRRRLSRVTEVKERIGATVLGEVPRVGVAGLRPAELFVKHTEPMAMEAFQELRSNLLISLPAGASATIAVTSCDPGEGKTSVATNIAWALAAQDRHVTAIDCDLRKPALHTQMGVPFGPGVTSRRTEDALAHASRTSNPYLDVIPAGIIDRHPSDIVSAHLPLLIDELRERHETTVIDCPPLIGVAETVLIAAMVDLVIVVVDARRFNPERLQQSLLRLDTANSNVAIVLNRVRFNRQRRDGAYGYGHFRRAEAPPPAPAAPVVAANVTPARPPRANGRRATIERPEPLRAPGPKVLRSPSNEASPGSTGVPEVTEQKGRSGYWQR; via the coding sequence ATGGAGATCCGACAAGTCATCCGGGACGTCCGGCGCAACCTCGCCGTGGCGTTGGCGGTGTTCATCGCGTGCCTCGTCATCGGCGTCGCCGCGGCCGTCACGCCCGCCAAGCAGTACAAGGCGACGACCCTCGTGGCGGCCCAGGTCAACCCCGGGACGCCCGACGTCGCCGGCGCGGTGCAGGAGATCTCGGTGGTCATGCCGCAGCTCCCGGTGGAGGCGACCACCGACGGGATCCTGGCGCAGGCGCGGGCGAACGTCCCCGAGCCCTATCGGGCCAAGGGCGCATCGGTGGACGCCACCTCCGACCCCGGCACCTTCATCGTGACCATCGACGCCACCAGCACCAGCCCGAAGGCGGCCTCGATGTACGCCAACGCCGTGGCCGAGGCGTTGATCCGCCACCAGCCCAAGCGCATCGACTACGTGCTCGACCAGCTCTCCAAGGCCACCCCGCCGGGTGCGCCGTCGAACCCCCGCACGCCCATCGTGCTCGGGGCGGCCGTCTTCGGCGTGATCCTCGGGATCTTCGGGGCGATGTGGGCGGCGGGCATCAGGCGCCGGCTGAGCCGGGTGACCGAGGTGAAGGAACGGATCGGCGCCACCGTCCTGGGCGAGGTGCCGCGTGTCGGCGTGGCGGGGCTGCGGCCGGCCGAGCTGTTCGTGAAGCACACCGAGCCCATGGCCATGGAGGCGTTCCAGGAGTTGCGCAGCAACCTCCTCATCAGCCTCCCCGCGGGTGCCTCGGCGACGATCGCCGTGACCTCGTGCGACCCCGGTGAGGGCAAGACCTCGGTGGCCACGAACATCGCCTGGGCGCTCGCCGCCCAGGACCGCCACGTCACCGCCATCGACTGCGACCTGCGCAAGCCGGCGCTGCACACCCAGATGGGCGTGCCCTTCGGCCCCGGGGTGACGAGCCGCCGCACCGAGGACGCGCTGGCCCACGCCTCGCGGACCTCCAACCCGTACCTCGACGTCATCCCGGCGGGGATCATCGACCGCCACCCGTCGGACATCGTCTCGGCCCACCTGCCCCTGCTCATCGACGAGCTACGCGAACGCCACGAGACAACGGTGATCGACTGCCCGCCGCTCATCGGCGTCGCCGAGACCGTCCTCATCGCGGCGATGGTCGACCTCGTGATCGTGGTGGTCGACGCCCGCCGGTTCAACCCCGAGCGGCTCCAGCAGTCCCTGCTCCGGCTCGACACCGCCAACTCGAACGTGGCGATCGTGCTGAACCGGGTGCGGTTCAACCGCCAGCGCCGTGACGGTGCCTACGGCTACGGCCACTTCCGCCGGGCCGAGGCGCCGCCGCCGGCACCGGCCGCACCGGTGGTCGCCGCCAACGTCACGCCCGCCCGCCCGCCGCGGGCCAACGGGCGCCGGGCCACCATCGAGCGCCCCGAACCGCTGCGGGCGCCGGGACCGAAGGTCCTCCGCTCGCCGTCGAACGAGGCGTCTCCGGGGTCCACCGGTGTCCCCGAGGTGACCGAGCAGAAGGGCCGGTCCGGCTACTGGCAGCGGTGA
- a CDS encoding glycosyltransferase family 4 protein, which produces MSEDDGGTGQDRRASRALRLACYLDAPVRGGSSTSLATLLGALDPAIEVTVVGTSADVVAQVAGARPGTATVVLGAVRNKADIGAVRAHVRALRALRPDVVHANLDSQWSAQYGLLASVLTRTPVVAVVHSVWDQPARVQRVLVGRLSRRVDAYVGVSKYAAASTEALLGLGDGSVRVIYNGVPAPSSVAPRGDGGGPVVGAVGRLSPEKGLDVLVRAMASLPGCRLVLVGEGPQRPALEALAAQLGVTGRVTFAGWVEAPWAAHFAFDVLAVPSFSEGFGLVAVEAMLAGTPVVATAVGAVPEVVRNGETGLLVPPGEAEPLARALGRLLADAPLRATFAERGRAVATEHFATSRMAAEFETLYATLSAHRCQ; this is translated from the coding sequence ATGTCCGAGGACGACGGCGGGACCGGGCAGGACCGCCGGGCGTCGCGGGCGCTGCGGCTGGCCTGCTATCTCGACGCACCCGTGCGCGGCGGGTCGTCGACCAGCCTGGCCACGCTCCTCGGTGCGCTCGACCCGGCCATCGAGGTGACGGTGGTCGGCACGTCCGCCGACGTCGTGGCCCAGGTCGCCGGGGCCCGGCCCGGCACCGCCACCGTCGTGCTCGGCGCGGTGCGCAACAAGGCCGACATCGGAGCCGTGCGGGCGCACGTGCGGGCCCTGCGCGCGCTGCGGCCCGACGTCGTGCACGCCAACCTCGACAGCCAGTGGAGCGCCCAGTACGGGCTGCTCGCCTCCGTTCTCACCCGGACCCCGGTGGTGGCCGTCGTCCACAGCGTCTGGGACCAGCCCGCCCGCGTGCAGCGGGTGCTCGTCGGCCGCCTGTCCCGGCGCGTCGACGCCTACGTGGGGGTGTCGAAGTACGCGGCCGCGTCCACCGAGGCCCTCCTCGGGCTGGGCGACGGGTCGGTGCGCGTGATCTACAACGGCGTCCCCGCCCCGTCGTCGGTGGCGCCCCGCGGCGACGGGGGTGGGCCGGTCGTCGGTGCCGTGGGTCGCCTCTCGCCCGAGAAGGGCCTCGACGTGCTGGTGCGCGCCATGGCGTCGCTCCCCGGGTGCCGGCTCGTCCTCGTGGGCGAAGGCCCCCAGCGCCCCGCGCTGGAGGCGCTCGCCGCCCAGCTCGGCGTCACCGGCCGGGTGACCTTCGCCGGCTGGGTGGAGGCCCCGTGGGCCGCCCACTTCGCCTTCGACGTGCTGGCCGTGCCGTCGTTCAGCGAGGGGTTCGGCCTGGTGGCGGTGGAGGCGATGCTGGCGGGGACCCCCGTGGTGGCCACCGCCGTCGGGGCCGTGCCCGAGGTCGTCCGCAACGGCGAGACCGGCCTGCTCGTGCCGCCCGGCGAGGCGGAGCCGCTCGCCCGCGCCCTCGGGCGGCTGCTGGCCGACGCGCCGCTGCGCGCCACCTTCGCGGAGCGCGGCCGCGCCGTGGCGACGGAGCACTTCGCCACATCGAGGATGGCCGCCGAGTTCGAAACGCTGTACGCGACCCTGTCCGCTCACCGCTGCCAGTAG